The Verrucomicrobiota bacterium genomic interval AAGCAAGTGTCGGATATCTCGCGTGCGATCCAGACCTACGTGGAACGCAATGGGTTCAGCATCGTGCGTGAATTTGTAGGGCATGGCGTGGGCCGCTCAATGCACGAAGATCCGCAGGTGCCGAATTACGTAGATGGCAAACCGTCGCCAAGATTGCGTCCGGGCATGACGTTGGCGATTGAGCCGATGGTGAATGCGGGCGGTCCGGCGGTGCAGATTCTGCGCGACGGCTGGACGGTGGTCACGAAGGACGGCCAGCCTTCCGCCCATTTTGAACACACGGTTCTGATCACCGAGTCTGAGCCGGAGATTTTAACGTGGCCAGCGAAGCACCTATTGAAGCCGAAGGCAAGGTAGTGGAAGTATTGCCGAACAGCCGGTACCGAGTGGAGTTGGCCAATGGCCATCGCCTGCTCGCTTATGTGTCCGGGAAGCTCCGGCTGGAATTCGTCCGATTTGCGCCGGGTGACGTGGTCACGGTGCAGATGTCGGCTTACGACTTGTCCCGGGGCTGCATCGCGTCTAAAGAAACGAGAGTCGATTTATGAAAGTTCGAGCGTCTGTGAAAAAACTGTGCGAGCACTGCAAGATTGTGCGCCGCAAAGGCGTGATCCGCGTCATTTGCAGCAACTCGCGTCACAAGCAGCGGCAAGGTTAACCTGGATTGAATTGAATTATGGCACGCGTACTTGGTGTGGACATTCCCGGTCAGAAGCGGATTGATATCGCGCTTCGCTTCATTTACGGCATCGGCCCGGCCAACTCGAAGTGGATTCTGGACAAAGCCAAGATCAATCCGGGCATCCGCGCCAAAGATCTGACGGAACAGCAATTGTCGCAGATCGTTCACGCCATTCAGGATGGCAAATACGTCATCGAAGGCGATCTGCGGCGGGAGATCGGGTTGAACCTCAAGCGGCTCCAGAGCATCAAATGCTATCGAGGCGTCCGGCATCTTCGGAGTCTGCCCGTTCGCGGGCAGCGCACGCAAACCAATGCGCGCACACGAAAAGGCCCGCGGAAGACCGTCGGCGTTCAACGAAACCCGCAAGCAAAAGCTGGCATCCACTAGGCTCAAATCGCGCGCTAATCACAAACCCCCAACTCCTGCAACGGATTCCGCATGGCTGACGAACCTAAACCGAAAAAACCGGCTCCCAAAAAGGAGAGCAAACCCGCCCCTCCTGCCGCGGCCCGAGAACAGGCGGCTCCCAAAGGACTAGCTGACGAAGCCAAGCCTCCGAAGCCGGCAAAGAAAGCGTTGGCGGCAGAAGGCGCGGACGCCGCCAAGCCCGCGGAGAAACCCGCTGGAGGCGCTGCTCCGGCTGCTCCAGCAGTTCCCACTGCGGGCGTCGCTCCAACGGCCGCGGAACTCCTCGGGGACGACCAGGCCGCAAAGAAAATCATCAAGGCCAAAGGCGCCAAGAACATCTCGGTCGGCGTCGCGAATATCCTGGCCACCTTCAACAATACCCTGGTGTCGATCACGGACATGCACGGCAACGTCATTGGCTGGTCTAGTTCCGGGAAGGTTGGATTCAAAGGTTCGCGCAAGAGCACGGCGTTTGCCGCTCAGCAAGTCGCGCAGGACGCTGCCCGCCAGGCCATGTCACACGGCATGAAAGAAGTTGAAATCCGCGTCCGAGGTCCGGGTTCAGGCCGGGAATCGGCGATCCGAGCGCTTCAGGCAATTGGCCTGGAGATCAGCAGCATCAAGGATGTGACTCCCGTCCCGCACAACGGCTGCCGGCCCCGCAAGAAGCGCCGCGTTTGAGGTTTGATATGAGTTTCAAGTTTCAAGTTTCAAGTTTCGAGTTCCCAAAGGAAGCGCCGAAGGTTTGGGCGCAACTCCGCACTCCGCACTCCGCATTCCGCAATTAACCTATGGCTCGATATACTGGTCCTCGCGTTCGAATCAGCCGGCGATTTGGCATTCCGATCTACGGCGCTTCAAAGTACCTCGAACGGAAAAACTATGGTCCCGGCGTGCATGGCCCCAGGAGCCGGCGCAAGAGCACCGATTACGCGCTGGGGCTGATCGAGAAACAGAAGCTCCGATACTATTATGGTCTGATGGAACGTCAGTTCAGGCGCGTTTACCAGAAGGCCCTCAAGCGGCGCGGCGTCACGGGTGAAACCATGCTTCAGATTCTCGAACTGCGCCTCGACAATGTGGTTTATCACCTGGGCTTCGCCAATACCCGTGCCGCGGCCCGCCAGATGGTCACGCACGGCCATATCAAGGTCAATGGCCGGAAAGTGAACGTTCCGTCTTGCGGCCTGAAAGTGAATGACACCGTGGAAGTGAAGGACTCCAGCGTTTCCCGCCAGATGGGCACGCGCAACCTCGAATCGGCCACCAGCCGCGCCGTGCCAGACTGGCTTACCTTGAATCGCGACGCTTTCAAAGGAACGGTTCTGCGGGTTCCAACCCGCGATGAAATCCAGCCGATTGCCAACGAGCAGGCAGTGGTAGAATTTTATTCCCGCTAAACAACAAAGCGGATTATTGGATGTTTGGATGACCGGGTTATTTGGACAAGCTCCATTGATCCAGAAATCCACCGATCCATTAACCCAAAACAATTATACGGACGGCTTCGGTCGCGGGAATAAACAGCCGGGGCCGTCAGATCAAAATTGTTGAAAGAAGACTATGCCAGTACGACTCGGTCGTTTTGAAATGCCCAAACGGTTGGTCAAAGAAGACACAACCGCCACTGAAACCTACGCCAAGTTCATTGCCGAACCGTTTGAAACCGGTTACGGCCACACCGTCGGGAACTCGCTCCGGCGGGTCCTGCTGTCCTCGTTGGAAGGCGCGGCCATTACCTCCATCAAGCTCGATGGCGCCATGCACGAATTCACCACCATTGACGGCGTGGTGGAGGATGTCACCGACGTCATTCTGAATCTGAAAAAAGTGTTGTTCAAGGCCCGCAGCCGTGAGCCGCAGACTGTGATGATCTCCGTGCAGAAGGAGGGGCCCGTCCTCGCCGGGGACATCAAGTTGACCCAGAATCTGGAACTGGTGAATCCCAAGCAGATCATCTGCACCCTCGACAAAAAGAAGAAGTTCGAGATGGAGATGGAGGTCAAGGTCGGGCGCGGCTTTTGCCCGGGGGACGAGAACAAGAAACCCGATCAGCCCATCGGCGTGATCGCAATCGATTCGCTATTTTCGCCGGTTACCCGCGTCCGCTATTCCGTCGAGAGCGCGCGCGTCGGCCAGCGTACGGATTATGACCGGCTGGTTCTGGAGATCTGGACCGACGGACGTGTTTCTCCGGACGATGCGCTTACCCAGGCTTCAGCGATTCTACAGCATCACCTGGACGTTTTCGTGGGCTACGACAAGAATGCCGTCGAATTCGAGCAAGAGCCGGATAAGCAGGACGACGAGAAAGCCCGCCAGCGCAAGGTGCTCAACATGAGCGTCAATGAAATCGAACTCAGCGTGCGCGCGGCCAACTGCTTGAACAACGCGAACATCACCACCGTCGGCCAGCTCGCCATGAAGACCGAGGCGGAGATGCTCAAGTATCGCAACTTCGGCAAGAAATCTCTGAACGAAATCAAAGAGAAACTCGCGGCCCTGGGACTGGCGTTGGGAATGAACATCGACCCGTCCCTGCTCGAAGCGCCCAAGGAAGAACCCAAGACGGCCTAGAGAGGAATCCCCATGCGACATCTCAAGAGAACGGCCAAACTGGGCCGCACCGGCGAGCATCGAAACGCGATGCTCGCCAATCTGGTTAGCAGCCTCATCCTCCACAAACGGGTCACCACCACGCTGGCAAAAGCCAAGGCCGCCCGGCCCGTGGCCGAGAAGATGGTGACGCTGGGGAAAACCGGGTCCATTCATGCCCGGCGGCTGGCTGCGGCGCGGTTGAAATACAACCCGCGGCGGGCTCTCCCGAGCAAAGCGCTGCGCGCCAAAGCCCGCAAGAACGACATCGTCCATATTCTGTTCGATGAGATCGCCCCGGCGTTCAAGAATCGTAATGGCGGTTACACGCGCATCGTGAAGCTGAATCGCCGCCAGGGTGACGCTGCGGAACTTGCCATCCTGGAATGGGTCGAGTTGCCAGCGGCGGCGCCGACAGAAGCCCCGAAACCCGAGGCCGCAGCGGCTTCGCAGGCTCCCGCTTCCACCGAGGCACCCGCAACTCCTGAACAGAGATAACCATCCGTCAGTTGTCGGCTTGTTGACTGCTCTTGCCTCGGTGAATTCAGGCGCGTCTTGGGGCGGCGGCGTTCCGGCTTGCAGGGACGGCATTAGTGCGTGGGGTGCCAAATGACGCGCCAAGGATTGATATCTCTTGGGTTCCGCGATAGGAAGCTTCTCATGAAAATACTTCTTCCGTTCCTGCTCTTGGCCTCGGTCACGGCGGGCGAAGCGCGCTGGCCGCAGTTTCGCGGTCCTGGAGCA includes:
- the infA gene encoding translation initiation factor IF-1, with translation MASEAPIEAEGKVVEVLPNSRYRVELANGHRLLAYVSGKLRLEFVRFAPGDVVTVQMSAYDLSRGCIASKETRVDL
- the rpmJ gene encoding 50S ribosomal protein L36; this translates as MKVRASVKKLCEHCKIVRRKGVIRVICSNSRHKQRQG
- the rpsM gene encoding 30S ribosomal protein S13, which encodes MARVLGVDIPGQKRIDIALRFIYGIGPANSKWILDKAKINPGIRAKDLTEQQLSQIVHAIQDGKYVIEGDLRREIGLNLKRLQSIKCYRGVRHLRSLPVRGQRTQTNARTRKGPRKTVGVQRNPQAKAGIH
- the rpsK gene encoding 30S ribosomal protein S11; the protein is MADEPKPKKPAPKKESKPAPPAAAREQAAPKGLADEAKPPKPAKKALAAEGADAAKPAEKPAGGAAPAAPAVPTAGVAPTAAELLGDDQAAKKIIKAKGAKNISVGVANILATFNNTLVSITDMHGNVIGWSSSGKVGFKGSRKSTAFAAQQVAQDAARQAMSHGMKEVEIRVRGPGSGRESAIRALQAIGLEISSIKDVTPVPHNGCRPRKKRRV
- the rpsD gene encoding 30S ribosomal protein S4, with the protein product MARYTGPRVRISRRFGIPIYGASKYLERKNYGPGVHGPRSRRKSTDYALGLIEKQKLRYYYGLMERQFRRVYQKALKRRGVTGETMLQILELRLDNVVYHLGFANTRAAARQMVTHGHIKVNGRKVNVPSCGLKVNDTVEVKDSSVSRQMGTRNLESATSRAVPDWLTLNRDAFKGTVLRVPTRDEIQPIANEQAVVEFYSR
- a CDS encoding DNA-directed RNA polymerase subunit alpha, producing the protein MPVRLGRFEMPKRLVKEDTTATETYAKFIAEPFETGYGHTVGNSLRRVLLSSLEGAAITSIKLDGAMHEFTTIDGVVEDVTDVILNLKKVLFKARSREPQTVMISVQKEGPVLAGDIKLTQNLELVNPKQIICTLDKKKKFEMEMEVKVGRGFCPGDENKKPDQPIGVIAIDSLFSPVTRVRYSVESARVGQRTDYDRLVLEIWTDGRVSPDDALTQASAILQHHLDVFVGYDKNAVEFEQEPDKQDDEKARQRKVLNMSVNEIELSVRAANCLNNANITTVGQLAMKTEAEMLKYRNFGKKSLNEIKEKLAALGLALGMNIDPSLLEAPKEEPKTA
- a CDS encoding 50S ribosomal protein L17; the protein is MRHLKRTAKLGRTGEHRNAMLANLVSSLILHKRVTTTLAKAKAARPVAEKMVTLGKTGSIHARRLAAARLKYNPRRALPSKALRAKARKNDIVHILFDEIAPAFKNRNGGYTRIVKLNRRQGDAAELAILEWVELPAAAPTEAPKPEAAAASQAPASTEAPATPEQR